One Lysinibacillus sp. OF-1 DNA segment encodes these proteins:
- a CDS encoding amino acid ABC transporter permease, with amino-acid sequence MNLDFTAIVPSIPYILKGIGVTLQIAIGASIIGFIVGILLALCKIGKVNVLRWFADFYTSIFRGTPLVLQLLIIYYAVPQLLDIQIEPIPTAIIAFGLNSGAYISEIIRAGINAVDKGQMEAAQALGIPYAKMMKDIIIPQAVKNILPSLVNEFITLNKETAVVTVISALDIMRRAYIVGGSTYRYLEPLLFAGVIYYLMTLVLTFLGKRIEKGMRKSD; translated from the coding sequence GTGAATTTAGATTTTACGGCGATTGTTCCCTCTATTCCTTATATTTTAAAAGGGATAGGTGTTACACTTCAAATTGCAATCGGTGCATCCATCATCGGTTTTATCGTAGGTATACTACTGGCATTATGTAAAATTGGTAAGGTCAATGTTTTACGTTGGTTTGCTGATTTCTATACGTCGATTTTCCGTGGTACACCACTTGTATTACAATTATTGATTATTTATTATGCAGTACCACAATTACTGGATATTCAAATTGAACCAATTCCTACAGCGATTATTGCATTTGGTTTAAACTCTGGTGCTTATATTTCAGAAATTATCCGTGCTGGTATTAATGCAGTGGATAAAGGGCAAATGGAAGCGGCACAAGCACTTGGTATTCCATATGCAAAAATGATGAAGGATATTATTATTCCACAAGCAGTAAAAAATATTTTACCATCTTTAGTTAATGAATTTATTACATTAAATAAAGAAACAGCCGTTGTGACGGTAATCAGTGCATTAGATATTATGCGTCGTGCCTATATTGTAGGAGGTTCAACATACCGTTATCTTGAGCCATTACTTTTTGCGGGAGTAATTTATTACCTTATGACGCTTGTTTTAACGTTCCTTGGTAAACGAATCGAGAAAGGAATGAGAAAAAGTGATTAA
- a CDS encoding amino acid ABC transporter ATP-binding protein, giving the protein MIKIEDLHKSYGQNEVLKGISTEIKEQEVIAIIGPSGSGKSTFLRCLNLLEIPTSGKVTIAGDVLTDKGTNIMKIRAEVGMVFQHFHLFPHKTVLENLTYAPINVKGLDKTAAINKAEELLKKVGLFEKRQEYPNRLSGGQKQRVAIARALAMDPKVILFDEPTSALDPEMVKEVLAVMKSLADSGMTMLIVTHEMGFAREVADRILFLDGGKLIEDAPPELFFTAPSTQRAKDFLEKVL; this is encoded by the coding sequence GTGATTAAAATTGAAGATTTACACAAATCATATGGGCAAAATGAAGTACTAAAGGGTATTTCTACAGAAATCAAAGAACAAGAAGTAATAGCCATTATTGGACCATCAGGATCTGGTAAATCGACATTCCTTCGTTGCTTAAACTTATTAGAAATCCCCACGAGTGGAAAGGTAACAATCGCAGGGGATGTCCTTACGGATAAAGGGACAAATATTATGAAAATACGTGCAGAAGTAGGAATGGTATTTCAGCATTTCCATCTCTTCCCTCATAAAACAGTACTAGAAAATTTAACATATGCCCCAATCAATGTGAAGGGGTTAGATAAAACAGCTGCTATCAACAAAGCAGAAGAACTACTGAAGAAAGTAGGACTGTTTGAGAAGCGCCAGGAATATCCAAACCGATTATCTGGGGGACAAAAGCAACGTGTTGCCATTGCGCGAGCACTTGCGATGGACCCTAAAGTTATATTATTCGATGAGCCTACATCAGCACTTGATCCTGAAATGGTAAAAGAGGTATTAGCAGTTATGAAAAGCCTCGCAGATTCAGGTATGACCATGTTGATTGTGACACATGAGATGGGCTTTGCTCGTGAGGTTGCTGATCGTATTCTTTTCCTTGATGGTGGTAAGCTCATTGAGGATGCTCCACCAGAATTGTTTTTTACAGCACCATCAACACAGCGTGCAAAGGATTTTTTGGAAAAAGTTTTATAA
- a CDS encoding Na+/H+ antiporter subunit G, which translates to MNVNQMIEWAAVILILIGSIVSVISAFGMIRLPDVYTRSHAATKSSTLSVLTCLLGTFIYFWVHDGFVSVRLILGILFVFVTAPVAGHLICRAAYRSHVPLAEGSGEDELKTKLFPEEK; encoded by the coding sequence TTGAACGTAAATCAAATGATTGAATGGGCGGCCGTCATCCTTATTTTGATAGGTTCAATTGTGAGCGTTATTAGCGCATTTGGCATGATTCGCTTACCAGATGTGTATACACGATCACATGCTGCTACGAAAAGCTCTACATTATCAGTGTTAACTTGTTTACTAGGTACGTTTATCTATTTTTGGGTGCATGATGGTTTTGTCAGTGTACGCCTCATTTTAGGTATTCTTTTCGTCTTTGTAACAGCACCAGTTGCTGGACATTTAATCTGCCGCGCAGCTTATCGTTCGCATGTTCCATTAGCAGAAGGCTCTGGAGAGGACGAGCTAAAGACAAAGTTGTTTCCTGAGGAAAAATAA
- a CDS encoding Na+/H+ antiporter subunit E: MAMQFILNLFIATLWLLLQDEVTPHFSTFLMGFIVGMGILYAMHRFYGTQFYLRRVFSILKLLWLFNWELFLSSYSVIRQITTPRLNITPGIFTYKTVLKGDWEITALALLLTLTPGSVVMEVSEEGDVFYIHAMDIEQSKDAVIRSIGKFEQAIMEVTR; the protein is encoded by the coding sequence ATGGCGATGCAGTTTATCTTAAATTTATTTATCGCAACACTTTGGTTACTTTTACAGGATGAAGTGACACCACATTTTTCGACATTTTTAATGGGCTTTATTGTAGGTATGGGTATTTTATATGCGATGCATCGCTTTTATGGCACCCAATTTTATTTGCGACGTGTCTTTTCAATCTTAAAATTATTATGGCTGTTTAACTGGGAGCTATTTTTATCAAGTTATAGCGTTATAAGACAAATAACTACTCCAAGGCTTAACATTACGCCTGGTATTTTCACGTATAAAACGGTACTTAAGGGCGATTGGGAGATTACAGCTCTTGCCTTACTGCTAACGCTAACACCTGGCTCTGTAGTGATGGAAGTATCAGAAGAGGGCGATGTCTTTTATATCCATGCCATGGACATTGAGCAGTCTAAGGATGCTGTCATACGCTCAATTGGGAAATTTGAACAAGCAATAATGGAGGTGACACGCTAA
- a CDS encoding class I SAM-dependent methyltransferase encodes MKNPLHDWHSPIVSTYQNTIRQKIIGYDLIYNMMTDILRGHPVIDNTLVVGAGGGQELLTLGEAFPSSHFTAVDTSTIMRQAADQRIQQLDQDLHIDWYEDDVLSLRFHHPYDVTTCHLVLHFIKDLEQKRALLQKLATSLQNGGVLFISSINADMTDTICQQQLKYWRNSMYQNDISEEDWLRFEQSFGSTIYPIKLELLIDLLHEVGFTKIVPYFKSYLVDALVATKEEVNK; translated from the coding sequence ATGAAAAATCCACTACATGATTGGCACAGTCCCATTGTATCTACTTATCAAAATACCATTCGACAAAAAATTATAGGCTATGACCTCATCTATAACATGATGACAGATATACTTCGTGGTCACCCTGTCATTGATAACACTTTAGTAGTAGGTGCTGGCGGAGGTCAGGAACTTCTTACTCTAGGAGAAGCCTTCCCTTCCTCACATTTTACAGCCGTTGATACTTCAACAATCATGCGACAGGCTGCTGATCAGCGCATACAGCAGCTTGATCAAGACCTTCATATTGATTGGTATGAGGATGATGTACTTTCCCTCAGATTCCACCATCCATATGATGTTACTACCTGCCATTTGGTTTTACATTTTATAAAGGATCTCGAACAAAAAAGGGCACTACTGCAAAAATTGGCAACAAGCCTACAGAATGGGGGCGTCTTATTCATTTCTTCTATTAATGCTGATATGACAGACACAATATGCCAACAGCAGCTCAAGTATTGGCGAAATTCCATGTACCAAAATGATATTTCCGAAGAAGATTGGTTACGTTTTGAGCAGTCCTTTGGCTCAACTATTTATCCAATTAAACTTGAATTATTGATTGACTTACTACATGAGGTCGGCTTCACAAAGATTGTTCCCTATTTTAAATCATATTTAGTCGATGCATTAGTAGCCACGAAGGAAGAGGTAAATAAATGA
- a CDS encoding transporter substrate-binding domain-containing protein, whose amino-acid sequence MKNKLFMVMLVLVIGVLAACGTKDNNASDTGSNTDTGNKQVLKVGTSADYAPFEYVDAAKGEEIIGFDIDLIKLVGEKIGVDMQVQDMDFNSLVPALQAGKIDVVISGMTPNPDREKVVDFSDQYNETEQVIIVKKDSGIKKEADLAGKKIGVQTASIQENLGNDIAKKVDVAVEGRTRIPEIIQDMMSKRLDAGILEGGVAKGYLKTNDQLEAFPVEEQPEDFKAIAVPKGSDLKDKINKALKELAEEGKIQELEEKWLEKVE is encoded by the coding sequence ATGAAGAACAAGTTATTCATGGTAATGCTTGTACTTGTTATAGGTGTACTTGCAGCATGCGGCACTAAAGATAATAATGCAAGCGATACAGGATCTAATACTGATACAGGGAACAAGCAAGTATTAAAGGTTGGTACTTCAGCTGACTATGCTCCATTTGAATATGTTGATGCAGCTAAAGGTGAAGAAATTATTGGATTTGATATAGATTTAATCAAATTAGTTGGAGAAAAAATAGGCGTTGACATGCAAGTGCAAGATATGGACTTCAACAGTTTAGTACCAGCATTACAAGCAGGGAAAATTGATGTAGTTATTTCGGGTATGACACCAAACCCAGATCGTGAAAAAGTGGTTGATTTCTCTGATCAATACAATGAAACAGAGCAAGTAATCATTGTTAAAAAGGATAGCGGCATTAAAAAAGAAGCTGACTTGGCTGGAAAAAAGATTGGTGTACAAACAGCATCTATTCAAGAAAATTTAGGTAATGATATTGCAAAAAAAGTAGATGTAGCAGTAGAAGGACGTACACGTATCCCTGAGATTATTCAAGATATGATGTCTAAACGCTTAGACGCAGGTATTTTAGAGGGTGGCGTTGCGAAAGGTTATTTAAAAACAAATGACCAATTAGAAGCCTTTCCTGTAGAAGAACAACCGGAAGATTTCAAAGCGATCGCAGTTCCAAAGGGCAGCGATTTGAAAGATAAAATTAACAAAGCACTAAAAGAATTAGCAGAAGAAGGAAAAATTCAAGAGTTAGAAGAAAAATGGTTAGAAAAAGTTGAATAA
- a CDS encoding Na+/H+ antiporter subunit A: MVTVLIAILLPIVCAALIPLLYRRLRRVTHLGWFVLSVPLILFLLLARYIPQLAEGKTFIHTYEWIPSFNINFTTYLDGLSMIFGLLITGVGSLVILYSIFYLSTKESLHHFYCYLLLFMGAMLGVVFSDNLMVLYTFWELTSVSSFLLIAFWHHRKASRAGAKKAMMITVFGGLSMLAGFLMLYVASQTFSIREIVANVEVIRDHSLFTPALILILLGAFTKSAQFPFHIWLPDAMEAPTPVSAYLHSATMVKAGIYLVARFSPVFGGEAIWFWLVSVVGLITLFWGSFNAVRQTDLKALLAFSTVSQLGLIMSLFGLGSVGHYYGYAENSILYTQASFAALFHLVNHSTFKGALFMMVGIVDHEVGTRDIRRLGGLMSLMPITFTIAVIGSFSMAGLPPFNGFLSKEMFFAAVLAIRDVEAFSIADVGLFFPLVAWVASIFTFVYSLILISRTFLGKLQPEKMDRKPHEAPFGMLISPIILCLLVIGIFFFPNVLGHYILEPAMASIYPTFPTTSELTPHVHAWHGINAELIMTLGVIIIGIILFKTLKSWKPLYRLFSQKYTFNTYYNRIIEMSESGSKKLTSKYMTGNLTHYFVYIYVFFVALIAGYFIWSDAMTFHFDMDSAVEYYELILVFVMIFAAIWMIFAKGRVTAMLLNGVLGYSIAFFFVIFRAPDLALTQLVVESVTTALFLLCFKYLPDLMPEAPRKRIQWSKAMISIFVGATVTMVGLAVVHYDRFEPVSTYFNDSYELAGGSNIVNTILGDFRAFDTMLEVVVLLIAGLGVYMLTKLKPRKEEADREN, from the coding sequence TTGGTTACTGTTCTCATCGCAATACTTTTGCCAATTGTTTGTGCTGCACTAATCCCATTGCTTTATAGGCGACTAAGGCGTGTCACACATCTTGGCTGGTTTGTTTTATCTGTTCCACTTATCTTGTTTCTTTTACTCGCGCGCTATATTCCTCAACTTGCCGAGGGTAAAACATTTATCCATACATATGAGTGGATTCCCTCTTTTAATATAAATTTCACAACTTACCTTGATGGACTCAGTATGATTTTTGGTTTACTGATTACAGGAGTAGGTAGTTTAGTCATTTTATATTCTATTTTTTATTTATCAACGAAAGAATCTCTTCATCATTTTTACTGCTATTTATTACTATTCATGGGCGCTATGCTTGGCGTTGTTTTTTCAGATAACCTAATGGTATTATACACATTTTGGGAACTAACAAGTGTGTCATCATTCCTATTAATTGCTTTTTGGCACCATAGAAAAGCATCTCGCGCAGGAGCTAAAAAGGCGATGATGATTACAGTCTTTGGTGGTCTATCGATGCTTGCAGGCTTCTTAATGCTTTACGTGGCCTCTCAAACATTTAGTATTCGTGAAATTGTAGCTAATGTAGAAGTAATACGTGATCATTCTCTGTTTACGCCAGCGCTAATTTTAATTTTACTAGGAGCTTTTACAAAGTCTGCTCAATTTCCATTCCATATTTGGTTACCGGATGCTATGGAAGCACCAACACCTGTTAGTGCTTACTTACACTCAGCGACAATGGTTAAGGCAGGAATTTATTTAGTTGCCCGTTTTTCACCAGTCTTTGGAGGAGAAGCCATTTGGTTCTGGCTAGTCAGTGTCGTTGGTCTAATTACACTATTCTGGGGTTCCTTTAATGCTGTTCGTCAAACGGATTTAAAAGCTTTATTAGCTTTTTCAACAGTGAGTCAGCTGGGCTTAATTATGAGTCTATTTGGTCTTGGATCTGTTGGTCATTATTATGGCTATGCAGAGAATTCTATTCTCTATACACAAGCAAGCTTTGCGGCGTTATTTCACCTTGTGAATCACTCGACATTTAAGGGAGCCTTATTCATGATGGTTGGAATTGTCGATCATGAAGTAGGTACTCGTGATATTCGCCGTTTAGGTGGCCTAATGTCTTTAATGCCTATAACATTTACAATCGCAGTTATCGGTAGCTTCTCGATGGCAGGATTACCGCCATTTAATGGTTTCTTAAGTAAGGAAATGTTTTTTGCTGCGGTATTGGCTATTCGAGATGTAGAGGCATTCTCAATTGCTGATGTAGGGCTGTTTTTCCCATTAGTAGCATGGGTGGCAAGTATCTTTACATTTGTTTACAGTTTGATATTAATTAGCCGTACATTTTTGGGTAAACTACAGCCAGAGAAGATGGATAGAAAACCACATGAAGCTCCGTTTGGCATGTTAATTTCACCAATAATCTTATGCTTGTTGGTAATAGGTATCTTTTTCTTCCCAAATGTGCTAGGTCACTATATTTTAGAGCCTGCTATGGCAAGTATTTATCCTACATTCCCAACAACAAGTGAATTAACACCACATGTCCATGCGTGGCATGGCATCAATGCGGAATTAATAATGACGCTAGGTGTCATTATTATTGGGATAATCTTATTCAAAACATTAAAAAGCTGGAAGCCACTTTATCGCCTATTTTCACAAAAGTATACGTTTAATACGTATTACAATCGAATAATTGAGATGAGTGAAAGCGGCTCTAAGAAGCTCACTAGTAAATATATGACAGGTAATTTAACACATTATTTTGTCTATATATATGTATTTTTCGTTGCACTTATTGCTGGTTATTTTATTTGGTCAGACGCAATGACCTTTCATTTTGACATGGACTCTGCTGTTGAATACTATGAGCTAATTCTTGTATTTGTCATGATTTTTGCAGCAATTTGGATGATTTTTGCAAAAGGTCGTGTGACAGCTATGTTGTTAAATGGTGTATTAGGTTATTCCATTGCCTTCTTCTTTGTCATTTTCCGTGCACCAGATCTAGCTTTAACACAATTGGTTGTTGAATCGGTAACAACGGCTTTATTCCTGTTGTGCTTTAAATATTTACCAGATCTAATGCCGGAAGCTCCTCGCAAAAGGATTCAATGGTCAAAAGCGATGATCTCCATTTTTGTTGGGGCAACCGTAACAATGGTTGGATTGGCAGTCGTACACTACGATCGCTTTGAACCAGTGTCCACTTACTTCAATGATTCCTATGAATTGGCTGGGGGTTCCAATATTGTCAATACAATTCTAGGGGATTTCCGTGCCTTTGATACGATGTTAGAGGTTGTTGTTCTTCTGATTGCTGGCTTAGGGGTCTATATGTTGACAAAGCTTAAGCCACGAAAGGAGGAAGCAGATCGTGAAAATTAA
- a CDS encoding Na(+)/H(+) antiporter subunit B — protein MKINDVILRTVTKTVVFIILTLGVYLFFAGHHAPGGGFIGGLVLASGIVLLYLAYDIETVHKGMPFDFKKVAALGVLLATGTAIGSLFFDVPFLTQAYTYIDVPIFGKMGFSTVTIFEAGVALTVVGVVVTIILSISEDE, from the coding sequence GTGAAAATTAATGATGTGATATTAAGGACGGTCACAAAGACAGTCGTATTCATTATTTTAACACTTGGTGTGTATTTGTTCTTTGCTGGACATCACGCGCCAGGTGGTGGCTTTATAGGTGGCCTCGTGTTAGCTTCTGGCATTGTTTTATTATACCTAGCCTATGATATTGAGACTGTGCATAAAGGAATGCCATTTGACTTTAAAAAGGTTGCAGCATTAGGCGTATTGCTTGCAACTGGAACTGCAATAGGTTCGTTGTTTTTCGATGTGCCGTTTTTAACACAGGCCTATACGTATATTGATGTGCCGATATTTGGGAAAATGGGTTTTTCAACCGTAACCATTTTTGAAGCGGGTGTAGCTTTAACGGTGGTGGGTGTTGTCGTGACAATTATTTTAAGTATAAGTGAGGATGAGTAG
- a CDS encoding Na(+)/H(+) antiporter subunit C: MESLILVLVGILVAVATYLILSKQLLRVILGTAVLSHAAHLLILTMGGLKKGAVPLLGESEGPYTDALPQALILTAIVISFAVTAFVLVLGYRAYKTNGSGNFDELRGTPDE, from the coding sequence ATGGAGTCTTTAATACTTGTTTTAGTAGGTATATTAGTAGCTGTTGCAACGTACTTAATCCTCTCGAAACAGTTATTGCGTGTTATATTAGGCACTGCTGTTTTATCACATGCTGCCCACTTACTGATTCTGACAATGGGAGGTCTTAAAAAAGGAGCTGTACCATTATTAGGGGAATCAGAGGGCCCTTATACAGATGCGTTACCACAAGCGTTAATTTTAACAGCTATTGTGATTAGCTTTGCTGTTACTGCATTTGTTTTAGTTTTAGGCTATCGTGCGTACAAGACAAATGGTTCAGGGAATTTTGATGAATTGAGAGGTACGCCGGATGAGTAA
- a CDS encoding Na(+)/H(+) antiporter subunit F1, whose amino-acid sequence MITNILLLALAFFSISIALSLYRVIRGPSMPDRAIALDTIGVNLLSAIAIVSIILKTKAYLEAILILGILAFIGTIAFTKYIERGVIVERKSND is encoded by the coding sequence ATGATTACCAATATTCTACTGCTAGCGCTTGCTTTTTTTAGTATTTCCATTGCGCTGTCGCTGTATAGAGTCATCCGTGGTCCATCAATGCCTGATCGAGCCATAGCTCTCGATACAATTGGTGTAAATCTATTATCGGCCATTGCGATTGTTTCGATTATTTTAAAGACGAAGGCATATTTGGAGGCCATTCTTATTTTAGGTATTTTAGCGTTTATTGGTACAATTGCCTTTACCAAATATATTGAAAGAGGTGTGATTGTTGAACGTAAATCAAATGATTGA
- a CDS encoding Na+/H+ antiporter subunit D, which translates to MSNIIVLPLIVPVITAILLVFLKEHVMLQRIISLLTLSFIVIISIILLLEIQHQGILRIDFSGWAPPFGISFVADSFATLLVLVANLVAVICILYAIFTMELRYEKMYFYPFTLLMVAGVNGSFLTGDIFNLFVCFEVMLLASYALISLGGEKIQLREALKYVLINIVASWIFLVALAFLYGTVGTLNMAHISVRVMEAGTNPLITTVALIFLIVFSLKAGLLLFFWLPGSYSVPPTAIAALFAALLTKVGIYALVRTFTLLFPNNTEVTHMALGIMAGVTIIAGCIGALSGRDVRTIASYNVLIGVGFIVAGLAIGTESALQGVVYYLMHDMVAKAMLFLAIGMMIYVTGETVIDKMSGLIRNYPFFGWLFFVAMCSLAGIPPLSGFLGKVLIGQGAIEGGNFVLLGLGFFSSLIVLYSLLRIFLSSFFGETIISIEDEKPLPKRILLPLTLLAACTLGLGIGAEKLAPFVTDAAETLYTPSIYIDAVLDGDLWQGEVNK; encoded by the coding sequence ATGAGTAATATAATTGTCTTACCATTAATTGTACCGGTAATTACAGCTATTTTACTGGTTTTTTTAAAAGAGCATGTGATGTTACAACGTATCATCAGCTTATTGACATTAAGCTTTATTGTTATTATTAGCATTATTTTATTGTTAGAGATTCAACATCAAGGTATATTGCGAATTGATTTTAGTGGCTGGGCTCCGCCATTTGGTATTTCATTTGTGGCAGATTCATTTGCAACATTATTAGTGTTAGTTGCTAATCTTGTGGCCGTTATCTGTATACTATATGCAATTTTTACGATGGAGTTAAGGTATGAAAAAATGTATTTTTATCCATTTACCTTACTCATGGTAGCGGGCGTTAACGGCTCATTTTTGACGGGCGATATTTTTAACTTATTTGTATGTTTTGAAGTAATGCTGCTTGCTTCCTATGCACTTATTAGCTTAGGTGGCGAGAAAATTCAACTGCGTGAAGCATTGAAATACGTGCTCATCAATATTGTGGCCTCTTGGATTTTCTTAGTGGCGTTAGCTTTCCTATATGGCACAGTTGGTACATTAAACATGGCCCATATATCTGTTCGTGTGATGGAGGCAGGGACTAATCCCCTTATTACAACAGTGGCGCTTATTTTCTTAATTGTCTTCAGCTTGAAGGCTGGACTTTTATTATTCTTCTGGTTGCCAGGCTCCTATAGTGTACCACCAACTGCTATTGCTGCTTTATTCGCTGCTTTATTAACAAAGGTAGGGATTTATGCACTTGTACGTACTTTTACATTGCTTTTCCCTAACAATACGGAAGTCACACACATGGCACTCGGCATAATGGCTGGAGTCACGATTATAGCAGGCTGTATCGGCGCTCTTTCAGGACGAGATGTCAGAACGATTGCCTCCTACAATGTGCTGATTGGTGTTGGCTTTATAGTAGCTGGTCTAGCGATTGGTACAGAATCAGCCTTGCAAGGCGTTGTCTACTATTTAATGCATGATATGGTAGCCAAGGCTATGCTGTTTTTAGCAATTGGTATGATGATTTATGTCACTGGGGAAACGGTAATAGATAAAATGAGTGGACTTATACGAAATTATCCTTTTTTTGGATGGTTATTCTTTGTAGCTATGTGTTCTTTAGCTGGTATACCGCCATTAAGCGGTTTTCTAGGAAAAGTTTTAATTGGACAAGGTGCGATAGAAGGTGGCAATTTTGTTCTATTAGGTCTAGGATTTTTCTCTAGTTTAATTGTTTTGTATTCACTGCTACGAATATTTCTTTCTTCCTTTTTTGGAGAAACCATCATTAGTATAGAGGATGAAAAACCTTTACCAAAACGTATTCTGCTACCATTAACACTATTGGCTGCATGTACACTCGGTTTAGGTATTGGGGCTGAAAAATTGGCACCTTTTGTAACAGATGCAGCGGAAACACTTTATACACCATCTATTTATATTGATGCTGTTTTAGATGGTGATTTATGGCAAGGTGAGGTGAATAAATAA
- a CDS encoding saccharopine dehydrogenase family protein, giving the protein MSRENILIVGGYGEVGSKMATMLLTSYPNKIWIAGRSFEKAKQFCAQHHHLAKPIQMDVSKTVNAQQLANVALVIMCLEQKDTAFAHLCLKEGIMYIDITASYAFLKKLEELHPIAKQNNATAVFSVGMAPGLTNLMAMHAAQQLASIEKLHISILLGAGDTHGNAAILWILHQLNIPFYSYKNKKTTNFTNRRKVPFKELGKRSVYQFNFSDQHTLAKHFPTIPIMTRLGFDVESLNWFVSFLQKSRIAKLLKFNKIQTTLASLIQKIKIGSEVCGIHVEAIGKKHHKEAVFTLDFLDRDESLVTAKVATAIAKELLNNKHPFGTYHIEELFTLETLQAQFTFSSQ; this is encoded by the coding sequence ATGAGCAGAGAAAATATTTTAATTGTCGGAGGCTATGGTGAAGTCGGTAGTAAAATGGCAACTATGCTACTCACAAGCTATCCAAACAAAATATGGATTGCAGGTCGAAGCTTTGAAAAGGCAAAACAATTTTGCGCACAACACCATCATCTTGCTAAGCCTATCCAAATGGATGTGTCCAAGACCGTAAACGCTCAGCAATTAGCCAATGTAGCACTTGTCATTATGTGTCTAGAGCAAAAAGATACTGCATTTGCACATCTCTGCTTGAAGGAAGGGATTATGTATATCGATATTACGGCAAGCTATGCCTTCCTAAAAAAATTAGAGGAACTCCATCCAATAGCTAAACAGAATAATGCAACAGCCGTTTTTAGTGTTGGTATGGCACCTGGATTGACTAATTTAATGGCTATGCATGCTGCACAGCAATTAGCCTCCATCGAGAAACTCCATATTTCTATCCTACTAGGAGCAGGCGATACACATGGAAACGCGGCTATTCTCTGGATATTACACCAACTAAACATTCCGTTTTATAGTTATAAAAATAAAAAAACCACTAATTTTACTAATAGGAGAAAAGTTCCGTTTAAAGAGCTTGGAAAACGTAGTGTGTACCAATTCAACTTCTCAGACCAACATACATTAGCAAAGCATTTCCCTACTATTCCAATCATGACAAGATTGGGCTTTGATGTAGAGTCACTCAATTGGTTCGTATCCTTTTTGCAAAAAAGCCGAATTGCAAAATTGTTAAAATTCAACAAAATACAAACAACACTCGCTTCTCTCATTCAAAAAATAAAAATTGGCTCAGAGGTATGTGGCATTCACGTAGAAGCCATTGGGAAAAAACATCACAAAGAAGCAGTCTTTACATTAGACTTTCTTGACCGTGATGAATCTCTCGTGACAGCAAAAGTTGCAACGGCGATTGCTAAAGAACTCCTGAACAACAAGCATCCTTTTGGAACTTATCATATTGAGGAACTGTTTACACTAGAAACATTACAAGCTCAATTCACATTTTCTTCCCAATAA